One window of the Caldisericum sp. genome contains the following:
- a CDS encoding nucleotidyltransferase family protein, with the protein MKGIVLAGGTGSRLKPLTNVTNKHLLPVGKYP; encoded by the coding sequence ATGAAGGGTATAGTTTTAGCAGGTGGCACAGGTTCAAGGTTAAAGCCTTTGACAAATGTAACGAACAAACACCTATTACCAGTTGGTAAGTACCCAA
- a CDS encoding DegT/DnrJ/EryC1/StrS family aminotransferase — translation MKIPQLDLVAQYKRIKNEIDEAILKVLEKGEFILGEEVRALEESVSKFVGVKHAIGVASGTDALLLSLMAIGIKEGDKVITTPFTFFATAGSIARLGARPIFVDIDLNTYNIDPNKLEDFLKKSYTPRMKAIIPVHLYGQCADMDPIMELAKKYNLKVIEDAAQSIGATYKGKQSGSIGDTGCFSFFPSKNLGAYGDGGMVVTNDDEIAEKIRLLRVHGAKPKYYHSMVGINSRLDEIQAAVLNVKFKYLPQWIEQKREKAELYNKLFKENLGDKVITPYEAPYNYHTYHQYTIRVQNRDALRQYLTEAGIGTAIYYPLTLHLQKCFENLGYKEGDFQMSEKASKEVLSLPMYPELEENKQVEVAKKIKEFFEKETK, via the coding sequence GTGAAAATTCCACAGTTAGACCTTGTTGCGCAATATAAAAGAATAAAAAATGAGATTGACGAAGCCATTTTAAAAGTACTTGAAAAGGGTGAGTTTATTCTTGGAGAAGAAGTAAGGGCATTAGAAGAGTCAGTTTCGAAATTTGTTGGCGTTAAGCATGCAATAGGAGTTGCTTCAGGAACAGATGCACTTCTTCTTTCTCTTATGGCTATTGGCATAAAAGAAGGAGACAAAGTCATTACTACTCCTTTTACTTTTTTTGCAACTGCAGGAAGCATTGCAAGATTAGGTGCAAGACCAATATTTGTTGATATCGACTTAAATACATATAATATTGACCCTAATAAACTTGAAGACTTCCTAAAGAAATCCTATACTCCCAGAATGAAAGCAATTATTCCTGTTCATCTCTACGGGCAATGTGCTGATATGGATCCAATTATGGAATTAGCAAAGAAATATAACTTGAAAGTTATTGAAGATGCTGCACAGTCTATTGGTGCAACCTACAAAGGCAAGCAATCTGGAAGTATTGGTGACACTGGATGTTTCAGCTTCTTCCCATCCAAAAATCTTGGCGCATATGGTGATGGTGGAATGGTTGTAACAAACGACGATGAAATAGCCGAAAAAATAAGGCTTTTGCGTGTGCATGGGGCAAAACCAAAATACTATCACTCAATGGTTGGAATTAATAGCAGGCTTGATGAAATTCAGGCAGCGGTACTAAATGTAAAATTCAAATATTTGCCTCAGTGGATTGAGCAAAAAAGAGAAAAGGCAGAATTATATAATAAATTGTTCAAGGAAAACCTGGGGGATAAAGTAATTACTCCTTACGAAGCACCATATAACTACCACACATACCACCAATATACAATAAGAGTTCAAAATAGAGATGCTTTAAGGCAATATTTAACAGAAGCAGGCATAGGAACGGCAATATATTATCCACTGACTTTGCATTTGCAGAAATGTTTTGAGAATTTAGGATATAAGGAAGGTGATTTCCAAATGTCCGAAAAAGCAAGTAAAGAAGTATTAAGTTTGCCAATGTACCCAGAACTTGAAGAAAATAAACAAGTGGAGGTAGCTAAAAAAATTAAGGAATTTTTTGAAAAGGAAACAAAATGA